One Corynebacterium appendicis CIP 107643 DNA window includes the following coding sequences:
- the carB gene encoding carbamoyl-phosphate synthase large subunit: MKREDINHVLVIGSGPIVIGQACEFDYSGTQACRVLKEEGLRVTLINSNPATIMTDPEFADHTYVEPIQPEYIDRILAREAEQGHKVDAILATLGGQTALNAAIQLDRQGILAKHDVELIGANIDAIERGEDRQKFKDIVAKIGGESARSRVCFNMDEVKQTVAELGLPVVVRPSFTMGGLGSGLAFTMEDLERIAGDGLEASPEANVLIEESILGWKEFELELMRDGDDNVVVIASIENVDALGVHTGDSVTVAPALTLTDREFQTMRDQGIAIIREVGVDTGGCNIQFAVNPVDGRIITIEMNPRVSRSSALASKATGFPIAKIASKLAIGYTLDEITNDITGVTPAAFEPTLDYVIVKMPRFAFEKFPGSDETLGTSMKAVGEAMGIGRNYIQGLNKVMRSMEDKPNGFWTKPDEYFAGDRATDVAAVLEDLKVPTDKRLYDVELALRLGATIEQVYEASGIDPWFLAELQALIDFRQQLIDAPVLDADLLREAKVFGLSDAQIAALRPELAGEDGVRALRWSLDIHPVYKTVDTCAGEFEAQTPYHYSAYEYDPNAESEVSSVAGSGDRQKLIILGSGPNRIGQGIEFDYSCVHAALELSRVGYETVMVNCNPETVSTDYDTADRLYFEPLTFEDVMEIYRSEAATGTVAGVIVQLGGQTPLGLAQKLADAGVPVVGTTPEAIDMAEDRGEFGKVLDAANLPAPSYGTATSFDGAREVADRIGYPVLVRPSYVLGGRGMEIVYDEENLRDYIDRATELSPDHPVLVDRFLDSAIEIDVDVLCDGKDVYLGGVMEHIEEAGIHSGDSACALPPMTLGPDDIEKVRRSSEALAHGIGVKGLMNVQFALKDDILYVIEANPRASRTVPFVSKATGVHLAKAAARIMLGATIEELRGEGLIPSNYDGGSLPLEHPIAVKEAVLPFTRFRRPDGAVLDTILGPEMKSTGEVMGLAPSFGVAFAKAEAAAFGELPTEGTVFVSLANRDKRTLIFPIQRLSTMGFKVLATAGTAQMLRRNGIECEVALKASEVRGGADGTSIVDRILEGEVDLVLNTPAGSAGSRHDGYDIRAAAVVSSVPIMTTVQGVTAAVQGIESLRVNEITVTSLQELEHNVVQAAE; this comes from the coding sequence ATGAAACGCGAAGACATCAACCACGTCCTGGTCATTGGCTCCGGCCCGATCGTCATCGGGCAGGCCTGCGAGTTCGACTACTCGGGCACCCAGGCGTGCCGCGTCCTCAAAGAAGAAGGACTGCGTGTCACGCTGATCAACTCCAACCCGGCGACGATCATGACCGACCCGGAGTTCGCGGACCATACCTACGTGGAACCGATCCAGCCGGAATACATCGACAGGATTCTTGCCCGCGAGGCGGAGCAGGGCCACAAAGTGGACGCAATCCTGGCCACGCTCGGTGGACAGACTGCGCTCAACGCCGCGATCCAGCTGGACCGCCAGGGCATTCTGGCCAAGCACGATGTCGAACTCATCGGCGCGAATATCGACGCGATTGAGCGTGGTGAGGACCGCCAGAAGTTCAAGGACATCGTGGCCAAGATCGGCGGCGAGTCGGCTCGCTCCCGCGTGTGCTTCAACATGGACGAGGTCAAACAAACGGTGGCCGAGCTTGGCCTACCTGTGGTTGTGCGTCCGTCGTTCACCATGGGTGGCCTTGGCTCTGGTCTTGCGTTCACTATGGAGGACCTTGAGCGCATCGCCGGCGACGGTCTTGAGGCCAGCCCGGAAGCGAATGTGCTGATCGAGGAGTCCATTCTCGGCTGGAAGGAATTCGAGCTCGAGCTCATGCGTGACGGGGACGATAACGTTGTTGTGATCGCCTCCATCGAAAACGTCGACGCACTCGGCGTGCACACTGGCGATTCCGTCACCGTTGCACCGGCGCTGACCTTGACGGACCGGGAATTCCAGACGATGCGCGACCAGGGCATCGCGATTATCCGCGAAGTTGGCGTGGACACCGGTGGCTGCAATATCCAGTTCGCAGTGAATCCTGTTGACGGCCGCATCATCACCATTGAGATGAACCCGCGCGTGTCGCGCTCGTCCGCGCTCGCGTCGAAGGCAACGGGCTTCCCGATCGCCAAGATCGCATCCAAGCTGGCTATTGGCTATACCCTCGACGAGATCACGAACGACATCACTGGTGTCACCCCGGCTGCTTTCGAGCCGACGCTCGACTACGTCATTGTGAAGATGCCGCGCTTCGCATTCGAGAAATTCCCGGGCTCCGACGAGACCCTGGGTACCTCCATGAAGGCAGTGGGCGAGGCCATGGGCATTGGCCGCAACTACATCCAGGGCCTGAACAAGGTCATGCGCTCCATGGAGGATAAGCCGAACGGATTCTGGACCAAGCCGGACGAGTACTTCGCTGGTGACCGCGCAACGGATGTCGCCGCTGTGCTCGAGGACCTCAAGGTTCCTACGGACAAGCGCCTCTACGACGTTGAGCTTGCTCTGCGCCTCGGCGCCACCATCGAGCAGGTATACGAGGCAAGTGGTATCGACCCGTGGTTCCTCGCCGAGCTTCAGGCATTGATTGATTTCAGGCAGCAGCTTATCGACGCCCCGGTGCTCGACGCCGACCTCCTCCGCGAGGCAAAGGTCTTCGGGCTTTCCGACGCCCAGATTGCTGCGCTTCGCCCGGAACTCGCCGGTGAAGACGGTGTTCGGGCGTTGCGCTGGTCGCTGGATATTCACCCGGTGTACAAGACCGTGGATACTTGCGCTGGCGAATTCGAGGCACAGACCCCGTACCACTACTCGGCGTATGAGTACGACCCGAATGCAGAATCGGAAGTGTCTTCTGTCGCGGGTTCCGGTGACCGACAAAAGTTAATCATCCTCGGCTCTGGCCCGAACCGCATTGGCCAGGGCATCGAGTTTGACTACTCCTGTGTCCACGCGGCACTCGAGCTGTCCCGCGTTGGCTATGAGACCGTGATGGTCAACTGCAACCCAGAGACCGTCTCCACCGACTACGACACCGCAGATCGTCTTTACTTCGAACCGCTGACTTTCGAAGATGTCATGGAGATTTACCGCTCTGAGGCAGCCACCGGCACCGTTGCCGGCGTGATCGTCCAGCTTGGTGGCCAGACTCCGCTGGGGCTTGCTCAAAAGCTCGCTGATGCTGGCGTTCCTGTCGTGGGCACCACGCCCGAGGCGATCGACATGGCCGAAGACCGTGGCGAATTCGGCAAGGTGCTCGATGCAGCCAACCTGCCTGCACCGTCGTACGGCACTGCGACCTCCTTCGACGGCGCACGCGAAGTGGCTGACCGTATCGGCTACCCGGTGCTGGTCCGACCGTCATACGTGCTTGGTGGTCGTGGCATGGAGATCGTCTACGACGAGGAGAACCTGCGCGATTACATTGACCGCGCAACAGAGTTGTCCCCGGACCATCCGGTGCTGGTGGACCGGTTCCTGGACAGCGCCATCGAGATCGATGTGGACGTGCTTTGCGACGGTAAGGACGTCTACTTGGGCGGCGTAATGGAGCACATCGAGGAAGCCGGAATTCACTCCGGTGACTCGGCTTGTGCACTTCCGCCGATGACGTTGGGGCCGGATGATATTGAGAAGGTCCGCCGTTCCTCTGAGGCACTCGCGCACGGTATTGGTGTCAAGGGGCTGATGAATGTCCAGTTCGCTTTGAAGGACGACATCCTCTATGTCATCGAGGCCAATCCGCGTGCTTCCCGTACGGTGCCGTTCGTGTCCAAGGCCACCGGTGTACACCTGGCCAAGGCTGCTGCACGCATCATGCTCGGTGCGACCATCGAGGAGCTGCGCGGTGAAGGTCTGATTCCGTCCAATTACGACGGTGGCTCCCTGCCACTCGAGCACCCGATCGCAGTAAAGGAAGCAGTTCTGCCGTTCACCCGCTTCCGCCGCCCAGACGGGGCCGTGCTGGACACGATTCTCGGCCCAGAGATGAAGTCCACCGGCGAAGTCATGGGTCTCGCTCCGTCCTTTGGCGTCGCCTTCGCCAAGGCAGAGGCTGCCGCGTTTGGCGAGCTGCCCACCGAAGGAACCGTGTTCGTGTCCTTGGCTAATCGTGACAAGCGCACGCTGATCTTCCCGATCCAGCGACTGTCCACCATGGGCTTCAAGGTCCTGGCTACGGCGGGCACGGCTCAGATGCTGCGTCGTAACGGCATCGAGTGCGAAGTTGCCCTCAAGGCTTCCGAGGTCCGCGGGGGCGCCGACGGCACATCTATCGTTGACCGTATCCTGGAAGGCGAAGTCGACTTGGTGCTCAATACCCCGGCTGGTTCCGCTGGCTCACGCCACGACGGCTACGACATTCGTGCAGCGGCGGTGGTGTCCAGCGTGCCGATCATGACCACGGTTCAGGGTGTCACCGCCGCAGTGCAAGGCATCGAATCACTGCGTGTCAACGAGATCACGGTGACCAGCCTGCAGGAACTCGAGCACAACGTAGTTCAGGCGGCCGAGTAG
- the carA gene encoding glutamine-hydrolyzing carbamoyl-phosphate synthase small subunit: protein MSTDRIPAVLVLADGTTFPGFAFGAASAEPIFGEAVFTTAMTGYQETMTDPSYHRQIVVAAAPQIGNTGWNDEDNESRDSRIWVAGLVIRDLSKRVSNWRAERSLEDEMTAQGIVGIHGVDTRSLVRHLRNYGSIAAGIFVGEEAKGDVDKLVARVKEQPAMSGADLSAEVSTDQPYVIEAEDEKKYTVIAYDMGIKSATPRHFAQRGIETIVVPAGTSFAEVQKHNPDGVFISNGPGDPETADDMVAVTRDVIASGTPLFGICFGNQILGRALGLETYKLKFGHRGVNIPVKNHVTSKIDITSQNHGFAVKLPDGFTSQDVKDGTTFDTDFGPALVTHTCLNDGVVEGVALKSGKAYSVQYHPESAAGPHDANPLFDQFVALMDDHKTAKNSSEQN, encoded by the coding sequence ATGAGTACTGACCGCATTCCCGCCGTGCTGGTCCTCGCCGACGGCACGACATTCCCCGGCTTCGCCTTCGGAGCAGCCAGCGCTGAACCCATCTTCGGCGAAGCAGTCTTCACTACCGCCATGACCGGTTATCAGGAAACGATGACTGACCCGTCGTACCACCGCCAGATCGTCGTCGCTGCGGCACCGCAGATCGGCAACACCGGCTGGAACGACGAAGACAATGAGTCCCGCGACAGCCGCATTTGGGTTGCCGGCCTGGTCATCCGTGACCTGTCCAAGCGAGTGTCGAACTGGCGCGCAGAGCGCAGCCTCGAAGACGAAATGACCGCCCAAGGCATCGTCGGCATCCATGGCGTAGACACGCGCTCCTTGGTCCGCCACCTGCGCAATTACGGCTCCATCGCAGCTGGGATCTTCGTGGGTGAGGAGGCAAAGGGGGACGTCGATAAGCTCGTTGCCCGCGTCAAGGAACAGCCAGCGATGTCGGGCGCAGATCTGTCTGCGGAAGTCTCCACTGACCAGCCGTATGTGATTGAGGCTGAGGACGAAAAGAAGTACACCGTCATCGCGTACGACATGGGCATCAAGTCCGCAACGCCGCGTCACTTCGCGCAGCGCGGCATTGAGACAATCGTTGTCCCGGCTGGGACCTCCTTTGCTGAGGTTCAAAAACACAATCCGGACGGCGTGTTCATCTCCAACGGCCCGGGCGACCCGGAAACCGCTGATGACATGGTCGCTGTCACCCGCGACGTGATTGCCAGCGGCACCCCGCTGTTCGGCATCTGCTTCGGTAACCAGATCCTGGGTCGCGCTCTCGGTCTTGAGACGTACAAGCTCAAATTCGGTCACCGCGGTGTGAATATCCCGGTCAAGAACCACGTGACCAGCAAGATTGACATCACTTCGCAGAACCACGGGTTCGCAGTCAAACTCCCAGATGGGTTCACCTCCCAGGACGTGAAGGACGGCACCACCTTTGACACGGACTTCGGCCCAGCTCTGGTGACACACACGTGTCTCAACGACGGCGTTGTCGAGGGCGTGGCGCTGAAATCCGGCAAGGCCTACTCCGTCCAGTACCACCCAGAATCCGCGGCGGGGCCCCACGATGCCAACCCGCTCTTTGACCAGTTTGTGGCGCTTATGGACGACCACAAAACAGCGAAGAACTCCTCCGAGCAGAACTAA
- a CDS encoding dihydroorotase: MTTLALNNVRPYGEDEISILIDVADGVIDSIGENPFDDADEVMDCGGKVLLPGLVDMHVHLREPGREDTETIATGSDAAAAGGFTAVFTMANTQPVIDQPFLADAVWDKGQAYGKCDVYPVGSITNGLKGESLTEIGLMSRGHVKMFSDDGKCVNDPQLMRRAIEYAKAYDVVLAQHAEDHRMTEGAVAHEGENAARLGLRGWPRVAEESVVARDLIMTRDYGGRYHLCHASTEGTVSLLRWAKEQGIDVSAEVTPHHLLLTDAKLESYDGVYRVNPPLREDRDTIALRDALLDGTIDVVATDHAPHGSEDKCVEFENAKPGMIGLETSLAIVAQVFVESGLADWRFVAKVMSERPAEILQLSDQGRSIAVGEPANLTLVDTQAPWTAHGEEMASKSKNTPYEGSEFNTRIAATWLRGKQTYDATERRKS; encoded by the coding sequence GTGACGACACTCGCATTGAATAACGTCCGCCCCTACGGCGAGGACGAAATCAGCATTCTCATCGACGTCGCCGACGGCGTGATCGACTCCATCGGCGAGAACCCCTTCGACGATGCCGACGAGGTCATGGACTGCGGCGGCAAGGTCCTGCTTCCCGGTCTGGTGGACATGCACGTCCACCTGCGCGAGCCCGGCCGCGAAGACACTGAGACGATCGCGACCGGTTCCGACGCCGCGGCGGCCGGCGGCTTCACCGCCGTGTTCACCATGGCGAATACCCAGCCGGTCATCGACCAGCCTTTCCTCGCCGACGCAGTGTGGGACAAAGGACAGGCATACGGAAAGTGCGACGTTTACCCGGTCGGCTCCATCACCAATGGGCTGAAGGGCGAATCGCTCACCGAGATCGGCCTGATGTCCCGCGGGCACGTCAAGATGTTCTCCGACGACGGCAAGTGCGTGAACGATCCGCAGCTGATGCGCCGCGCCATAGAGTACGCGAAAGCCTACGACGTGGTGCTGGCCCAGCACGCGGAAGACCACCGCATGACAGAAGGCGCTGTCGCCCACGAAGGTGAGAACGCCGCACGGCTCGGCCTTCGCGGCTGGCCGCGTGTCGCCGAGGAGTCCGTCGTGGCGCGCGACCTCATCATGACCCGCGATTACGGCGGCCGATACCACCTCTGCCACGCATCAACCGAGGGCACCGTGTCCTTGTTGCGCTGGGCGAAAGAACAGGGCATCGACGTTTCCGCCGAAGTGACCCCGCACCACTTGCTGCTCACCGACGCGAAATTGGAATCCTACGACGGTGTCTACCGCGTCAACCCGCCGCTGCGCGAGGACCGCGACACGATCGCGCTGCGCGATGCCCTGCTCGATGGCACCATCGATGTCGTCGCCACCGACCATGCCCCGCACGGGTCCGAAGACAAGTGCGTGGAATTTGAAAACGCCAAGCCCGGCATGATCGGCCTGGAGACCTCTCTGGCCATCGTTGCCCAGGTCTTCGTTGAGTCCGGGCTGGCTGACTGGCGCTTCGTGGCCAAGGTCATGAGTGAGCGTCCAGCTGAGATTCTCCAACTGTCGGACCAGGGCCGTTCTATTGCCGTCGGCGAGCCGGCCAACCTCACGCTCGTTGATACGCAGGCGCCCTGGACCGCACACGGCGAAGAGATGGCCTCTAAATCGAAGAACACCCCTTATGAGGGCTCTGAATTCAACACCCGTATCGCCGCCACGTGGCTGCGCGGGAAGCAGACCTACGACGCGACGGAACGCCGAAAGAGCTGA
- a CDS encoding aspartate carbamoyltransferase catalytic subunit, translating into MKHLISIADLSRDEIIGLMDEADRFREALDGREMKKLPTLRGRTIFTLFYENSTRTRSSFETAGKWMSADVINVSASSSSVKKGESLKDTANTLRSVGADAIIMRHPSSGAPNLLREWVPGAAIINAGDGSHQHPTQALLDAVTMRQHIGDVAGKKILIVGDILHSRVARSNVDLLHTLGADVVLVAPPTLLPTGVEYWPCSVECDFDAALGSARRENEAPIAAVMMLRVQAERMNGGFFPSHREYATLYGLSKERANMLGDETLIMHPGPMLRGMEINFDVADRDNTVVLDQVTNGVYTRMAVLFTLLASGADALEGKE; encoded by the coding sequence ATGAAACACCTGATCAGCATCGCGGATCTGAGCCGCGACGAGATCATCGGCTTGATGGATGAGGCCGACCGTTTCCGCGAGGCGCTCGACGGACGTGAAATGAAGAAGCTGCCCACGTTGCGTGGACGGACGATTTTCACGCTGTTTTACGAGAACTCCACCCGCACACGGTCCTCGTTCGAGACCGCGGGCAAGTGGATGAGCGCGGACGTCATCAACGTCTCCGCGTCCAGTTCCAGCGTGAAGAAGGGCGAGTCCCTCAAGGACACGGCGAATACGTTGCGCTCCGTTGGCGCCGACGCGATCATCATGCGCCACCCGTCGTCGGGCGCGCCGAACCTGCTCCGCGAGTGGGTGCCCGGCGCCGCCATCATCAACGCCGGCGACGGTTCACACCAGCACCCGACGCAAGCGCTTCTCGACGCTGTGACAATGCGCCAGCACATCGGCGACGTCGCCGGAAAGAAGATCCTCATTGTCGGCGATATCCTGCACTCCCGCGTTGCGCGGTCCAATGTGGACCTGCTCCACACGCTGGGTGCGGACGTCGTGCTCGTCGCGCCGCCGACGCTTTTGCCCACGGGCGTGGAGTACTGGCCGTGCTCGGTCGAATGCGACTTTGATGCGGCTCTCGGGAGCGCGCGCAGGGAAAATGAAGCCCCGATCGCCGCAGTCATGATGCTGCGCGTGCAGGCTGAGCGCATGAACGGCGGGTTCTTCCCGTCGCACCGCGAATACGCGACTCTGTATGGGCTGAGCAAGGAGCGCGCGAACATGCTCGGCGACGAGACCCTGATCATGCACCCGGGCCCGATGCTGCGCGGCATGGAAATCAATTTCGACGTCGCCGACCGCGACAACACGGTGGTCCTCGACCAGGTCACCAACGGCGTGTACACCCGCATGGCGGTCCTGTTCACACTGTTGGCGAGCGGCGCGGACGCGCTGGAAGGAAAGGAGTAG
- the pyrR gene encoding bifunctional pyr operon transcriptional regulator/uracil phosphoribosyltransferase PyrR — MSATELLDASDVSRTIARIAHQIIEKTALDSDGAPPLIILGIPSGGVPLAQRIAAAIEEFSGVSVPVGSLDVTLYRDDLRGRPHRALAPTDIPGNINGATIVLVDDVLFSGRTIRAALDSLSDIGRPEAIQLAVLVDRGHRALPIRADYVGKNIPTAITEDVRVTLTPLDETDAVLLVKEGGEE, encoded by the coding sequence ATGAGTGCCACAGAGTTGCTTGACGCTAGTGACGTCTCGCGCACCATTGCACGCATCGCGCACCAGATCATCGAGAAAACTGCGCTCGATTCCGACGGTGCTCCACCACTGATCATTCTGGGCATTCCCTCAGGCGGAGTGCCCTTGGCCCAGCGCATCGCAGCCGCGATCGAAGAGTTTTCGGGGGTGAGCGTTCCCGTTGGCAGCCTCGATGTGACGCTTTACCGCGATGACCTCCGCGGCCGCCCGCACCGGGCGTTGGCCCCGACCGACATCCCGGGCAATATCAACGGCGCGACGATCGTCCTCGTCGACGACGTGCTGTTCTCCGGCCGAACCATCCGCGCCGCGCTCGACTCGCTGAGCGATATCGGTCGCCCGGAAGCCATTCAGCTCGCGGTCCTCGTCGACCGCGGGCACCGCGCACTTCCGATCCGCGCGGACTATGTGGGCAAGAATATTCCGACGGCGATCACGGAGGACGTCCGCGTGACGCTCACCCCGCTCGACGAGACCGATGCCGTCCTCCTGGTCAAAGAAGGGGGCGAAGAATGA
- a CDS encoding TIGR01777 family oxidoreductase, whose product MSHSTTHTIDAPLADVWRWHTLPGAVHRLTPPFLPMKVISGAESLKDGTTVFSLPAGQKWVARHQPKDFIDQEQFVDEAANTPVKQLTKWRHEHRFEDTNGKTRITDTVHTTAPERVLAPAFAYRQHQLAEDIAFLKRMNHMGTTGNDHDPTRTFTVAMTGSRGLVGTALTAQLTTAGHTVIQLVRGTPQDSGTHPQRHWDMENPDAKLFDGIDAVVHLAGESIMGRFTDAHKADIYSSRIGPTRQLARLAADSGIQAFVSASAVGFYGTNAGDRLHTETDSRGDGFLADVVDEWERATNPARDAGVRTVNIRTGLAMSGAGGLLPLLKLSARTAMSARFGDGDFWMSWVALDDLTDIYFRALIDDSLSGPVNATSPNPVTNAELSSTLTSLLHRPELIGIPELGPKLLLGDEGARELALADQRAEPAVLNSLSHHFRYPNLIDALRHELGKEDYLATFR is encoded by the coding sequence TTGTCTCATTCCACGACCCACACCATCGACGCACCGCTTGCCGACGTTTGGCGCTGGCACACTCTTCCCGGTGCCGTGCACCGCCTGACCCCGCCGTTCTTACCGATGAAGGTCATCTCCGGCGCTGAATCTCTCAAAGACGGCACCACCGTCTTCTCCCTGCCCGCCGGCCAGAAATGGGTGGCCCGCCACCAGCCGAAAGATTTCATCGACCAGGAACAGTTCGTCGACGAAGCGGCCAACACTCCGGTCAAGCAGCTGACCAAGTGGCGGCATGAGCACCGCTTTGAGGACACCAACGGGAAGACTCGCATCACCGACACAGTGCACACGACGGCACCGGAGCGAGTTCTCGCTCCCGCCTTCGCCTACCGCCAGCACCAGCTCGCCGAGGACATTGCGTTCCTCAAACGCATGAACCACATGGGTACGACCGGCAATGACCACGACCCGACACGCACATTCACCGTCGCCATGACCGGTTCACGCGGGCTCGTCGGCACCGCGCTCACCGCCCAGCTGACCACCGCGGGCCACACAGTCATCCAACTTGTGCGCGGCACCCCGCAAGACAGCGGCACGCATCCCCAGCGCCACTGGGACATGGAGAACCCCGACGCGAAACTTTTCGACGGAATCGACGCAGTCGTGCACCTGGCCGGCGAGTCGATCATGGGGCGTTTCACAGACGCGCACAAGGCTGACATCTATTCCTCCCGCATCGGCCCGACTCGTCAGCTCGCACGTCTCGCCGCTGATTCCGGAATCCAGGCTTTCGTCAGCGCCTCAGCGGTCGGCTTCTATGGCACCAATGCCGGCGACCGCCTCCACACGGAAACAGACAGCCGCGGCGATGGCTTCTTGGCCGATGTCGTCGACGAGTGGGAACGCGCCACAAACCCGGCGAGGGACGCCGGAGTCCGCACCGTGAATATCCGCACAGGGCTCGCAATGTCCGGTGCAGGCGGCCTTCTCCCCTTGCTGAAGCTGTCTGCGCGGACGGCGATGAGCGCGCGTTTCGGCGACGGCGATTTCTGGATGTCGTGGGTGGCGCTCGACGACCTCACCGACATCTACTTCCGCGCGCTTATCGACGATTCACTGTCCGGTCCCGTCAACGCCACTTCCCCGAATCCGGTGACCAACGCGGAATTGTCGTCGACCCTCACGTCGCTGCTGCACCGCCCGGAACTTATCGGCATCCCCGAACTCGGACCGAAGCTGCTCCTCGGTGACGAAGGCGCGCGTGAGCTCGCACTCGCCGACCAGCGCGCCGAGCCGGCCGTGCTGAACAGCCTTAGCCACCACTTCCGGTACCCGAACCTCATCGACGCACTGCGCCACGAACTCGGGAAAGAGGACTACCTCGCCACCTTCCGCTGA
- a CDS encoding YbjN domain-containing protein: protein MTTPNDNPVTDADAGGDTSADNDVVRGVTLADIATVLEGEQLEYRLEEPVVRTGFVNAAMVFTFDDGTLVFESVWRGEFAPEDVPSLLHATNEFNQTHFTPTLRFFQSEENTLAITGVRTLDVSKGLSPNQLGAFVVTSIHSTMQAFNYLAESFPTAVTWEEN from the coding sequence ATGACAACACCGAACGACAATCCCGTCACGGACGCAGATGCTGGCGGCGACACCTCCGCCGACAACGACGTTGTCCGCGGCGTCACTCTGGCCGATATCGCCACCGTCTTGGAAGGCGAACAACTTGAGTACCGCTTAGAAGAGCCTGTGGTGCGCACCGGCTTCGTCAACGCCGCCATGGTCTTCACCTTCGACGACGGCACGCTCGTGTTCGAGTCCGTCTGGCGCGGCGAGTTCGCGCCGGAGGATGTTCCTTCCCTGCTCCACGCCACGAACGAGTTCAACCAGACGCACTTCACGCCGACCCTGCGCTTCTTCCAGAGCGAGGAGAACACTCTCGCCATCACCGGCGTGCGCACCCTCGACGTGAGCAAGGGCCTGTCGCCGAATCAGCTCGGTGCCTTCGTTGTCACCTCGATCCATTCGACGATGCAGGCATTCAACTACCTCGCGGAATCTTTCCCGACCGCTGTGACGTGGGAGGAGAACTAA
- a CDS encoding ATP-binding cassette domain-containing protein has product MAIIELRDITKSYGSFDALRGVNLAIEEGEVTCVLGDNGAGKSTLIKILAGLHGQTSGELLIDGSPATFSSPRDAIDAGIATVYQSLAVVDELSVWRNFFLGQELSGAFGILKQAEMKRICSEQLLEMGIDIPDVDVEIGNLSGGQRQVVAIARAVYFGARVVVLDEPTAALGVKQSGVVLKFIASARDRGVAVVFVTHNPHHAYMVGDHFTILKLGRQELNASRDDVTLDELTREMSGGAELEALSHELRN; this is encoded by the coding sequence ATGGCCATCATTGAATTGCGGGACATCACCAAGTCCTACGGCAGCTTCGACGCACTCCGCGGAGTGAATCTGGCCATCGAGGAGGGCGAGGTCACATGCGTGCTCGGCGACAACGGCGCCGGCAAATCCACGCTCATTAAGATTCTCGCGGGTTTGCACGGGCAGACGAGCGGAGAGCTGCTTATCGACGGCTCACCCGCCACCTTCTCCTCACCCCGCGACGCGATCGACGCAGGGATTGCCACTGTCTACCAGAGCCTGGCAGTGGTCGACGAGCTTAGCGTGTGGCGAAATTTCTTCTTGGGTCAGGAGCTCTCCGGGGCCTTCGGGATTCTCAAGCAGGCGGAGATGAAGCGGATTTGCTCGGAGCAGCTGCTGGAAATGGGCATCGACATTCCCGATGTCGATGTGGAGATCGGCAATCTCTCCGGCGGCCAGCGCCAGGTGGTGGCCATTGCACGCGCCGTCTACTTCGGCGCCCGCGTCGTGGTGCTCGACGAGCCCACTGCCGCGCTGGGCGTGAAGCAGTCCGGCGTGGTGCTGAAATTCATCGCCTCGGCCCGCGACCGCGGCGTCGCTGTCGTCTTCGTCACCCACAATCCGCACCACGCATACATGGTGGGCGACCACTTCACGATCCTGAAGCTCGGCCGCCAGGAACTGAACGCCTCACGCGACGACGTCACGCTGGACGAACTCACCCGCGAGATGTCCGGCGGGGCGGAACTCGAGGCACTCAGCCACGAATTGCGCAACTAA